The sequence below is a genomic window from bacterium.
CATGGTGGTGGCATTCGGTACAGTCGGCCGCGATATCAAGGTGCATATCGTGGTCGAACTCGGCTCCCCCATAAAGGTGAGCCAGGTTATCAAGGGTCACTGTCTCCGGCAGCTTGAGAGTATCTCCCTGGCCGCTTAAGGGGAGACAGATCACCATCAGCACCATCACCGAGCCGGCAATCCAATTGAACGGTTTCATGATCTTCCTCCTGTTCACAGGTCCGCCCCGGCGTCCGGCGCCGGGAAGGTTCTGGCCGATCCCCGGCCCATGCTCACTCACTTACTCTCGTGAACGAATCGGCCTCCCGCTCTGAAGGCGTCTTGATGACGTACTTGTAAAAGAGCGGAAAGATGGCGAAGAATGCGACGCAGATCAGGTACTCCACGGCCTTGATGTAGTTGTAGAAGTCCACCAGAGTGTAGACCTTGACCACATCGCCGACGGAGCCGAACAGCTGTCGTATCAGGTCCAGCATGAATCTCACTCCCTCCCGGCGCACCAGGCGCCTGTTATAGCCCGCTTTAAAGCGGGGTGGCGAGGAGGGCCCGCCTCACAGCGCGCCCCTCAGCTCGCCCCACAGCTCATACCAGAGACCTTCGTCCCGTTTACTCGATGATCTCCCGGCCCGTATCGGTAACCGCGACCTTTTTTCTGGCGGTGACCTTTTTCGCGAAAGCCGAGATCGTGCCCATCATCAGGATCAGGGCCGGAACCATTTGGGCCACGATGATGAGGGCGACGACACCCAGGAACAGCAGGACCATGATCCCGCTCTGGTAGGTCTGGGTCGTGTCCACGGCCCATGCGTACCCCGCTGTGGACAGAACGACCGCCGTCATGTTCAGCAAAGCTCTCAGCGTTTTCATGACATCCTCCTTCTCTGCGCCAAAGCTTCAGGAATGTCCCTTGGCCGCGGCACCAACCGGCCCTGATAGCCCGGTGATGTTGGCGAAAGCACACCTGACAGCCTGGAGCAGTTCGTCCCTGTCCTCCTCCCGTGCCGGCTTGAGGGCATGGTAAAAGATCCCCTCGCGCCTGAGCTTTCGAAGGAGGGGCAGGGATTCCTCGTTGGACACGAGGATTATAGTGAGGTTTTTGTTGCACTTTTTCAGGATCGGAATGAGGTCGCCCGCCGGCATGTTGTCGAACACGTTTCCCAGCAGTACGACCGGGGCTTCCTTCCTGAGGACATCCTTCAAGACCAGGTCCACCGAATCGGGAGCAACGATCTGGTAATCCTTGTCTCCGAAAACCTTCATGACATGATCCCTGGTCCTGGGATCCTCGTCAGCGATTATCAGCAGTCTCATGGCCTCTTCTCCCTGTAAGCAGCCTGTGTCTATTTCCGGCACCCATTCGGACCGGAAGGCCAGCCGCTCCATTAGACCTGCTCACTGCCGGCAGCATCGACCTTATGGCTGCTCCGCTTGAATACCGAAACAAGAAGGGAGCTGAACAGAACCAGCGCTGGTACCAGCTGGAGCAGAACGACAACCCCCAGGAAGGCCAGGAAAAGCAGGAGCATGGGGCTCATCCCGCCCGAACCAGGCGCGCCGGCGCTATCGGCATTGGCCAGCGTCGCGGTAAGGAGAACCGGGCAGATCATCGCCGAAACCCGCCTCCTCAGGACCATCAGCCTTTCCACATTCCTTTTCATGACCTTTACCTCCTCCTTCTCTTGGGGCCCCCTGCTCCATCATTGGAGCCTGTCCCTCTACGCTTATGCTTAGGGCATCAAACGTGCCAAAAGGGATCAGTCACGTATATTTTTTCAAGTTCTTGTTTTTAAAAGGCTTTTATAAAACAATTCCAACGGTCCGGCAGCAGCTTAATAGGGAAACGTATATAAAAAATATGGGAATACAAAGACAAATCACTGGGCCAGGATAGTGGTAAGCGCATAACTATATGTAATTGTAAGCTTTTATTTATATTGAGGGGTGTATGGTGGAGATATACAGGCACGCGCCCCTGGAGATCAGGCTACAGGGGCCCGTACAGTGAGTGCATTAAGTGCAGTTTAGTGCAGCAATGCGCTTTTGCACTCATGCACCGGACTCTTGAGACCAATTTGACACATTTTTTGGCTTCAGGTTTGCACGGATCATCCCAATATCAGCTAACTTCAGCCAAAAAGGAGGAGACAAATTGGTCTCAAGAGTCCTGTCGTGCACCATCAGCGGTCTCGAGGCGGTTCCCGTCCACGTGGAACTGGACCTCACCAACGGTCTCCCGGGGCTGACCATCGTGGGGATGGGGGACACAGCGGTCCGGGAGAGCAGGGAACGGGTTATCGCGGCCCTGAGAAACTCCGGGTACGAGCTGCCCCCCTCACGGGTCACGGTGAACCTGGCCCCCGCTGACCTGAAGAAGGAGGGAAGCCGCTTCGACCTTCCTATCGCCCTGGGGATACTCTCCGCCTTGAGGGCGTTTCCGTCCGACGCCCTGGACGGCTACCTGGTCATGGGAGAGCTCTCCCTGACCGGAGAGATCGTGGGCCGGGAGGCGGCTTTTCCCGCGGCCCTCCTGGCACGAAGGGCGGGGTTGACCGGGATGATCCTGCCGGACGAGATGGCAGCGGAAGCCTCCCTCGCCGACGGGTGCATGTCGCTGCCTGTCCGCAGCCTGATGGAGGTCACCGAGTTTCTCAGGGGACAAAGGGAACTGAACGCCGTAGCCCCTGTCTCTGTCCGGATACCGGACAAAAGCCCCGACCTTTCAGAGGTGGCAGGGCAGGAGATGGCGGTGAGAGCCCTTACGATCGCCGCTTCGGGAGGACATAATATCCTTTTTTCCGGACCACCGGGCTCAGGCAAGACCATGTTGTGTAAAAGGCTTCCCGGCATCCTGCCATCGTTATCCAACGACCAGGCCATGGAGGTCACCGCCATCCACAGCGTAGCGGGACTCCTGTCCTACGGGGACGGGATCATCAGAACGCCCCCCTTTCGCGCTCCGCACCACACTATCTCCCACGCAGGCCTCGCAGGCGGCGGCTCCAACCCGAGGCCGGGAGAGGTCACCCTCGCCCACCGCGGAGTGTTGTTTTTAGACGAGATGTCGGAGTTCTCCCGCTCGGCGCTGGAAACATTGAGGCAGCCGCTGGAGGACAAAAGGATCGTGGTATCGAGGGCTGCCAGGTCGGTGAGTTATCCGGCAGACTTTCTCCTCGCCGGGACCGCCAACCCCTGCCCTTGCGGCTACCTTGGCCACGACACGAGACCTTGCACCTGTCCCCCTTCGGCGGTGGCCCGCTACCGGCGCCGCATCTCCGGGCCCCTCATGGACAGGATCGACCTCGTCGTCCCGGTTCGGGCCCTCGAACCCGGGATCATCGCCGAGGGAGGACACGGGACCCGGTCTCAGTCGGTAAGGGAAAAGGTCCTGGCCTCCCGCGCCGTGCAGGCCGAGAGGGCGGCGGGAGGGATGCCGGTCACCAACGCGGCCCTGTCCCCCGAACAGCTGCGAGACGTGTGCCCCCTGGAGCCGGCCCACAGGAAGATCATGGACGGTGCGGTACGCAACCTGGGGCTGACGGCCCGGGGCTACCACAGGATCATGCGGGTGGCCCGCACCATCGCGGACATGGAGGGGGTGGAACACGTCACACCTGAGCACCTGGGAGAAGCGCTGCAATACAGGCCTGTTATGGAGGGACCGATAAGGTTCTAGCAACGTGTCGGACTGGTTTCTTTGGATCTCAAATCTCAAATCTCATATCTCAGATCTCACATCTCAGAAAACATCAACCGATGGATATTCCCGACATCTGTTTTCGGCATCAGGCCCGGGGCTGAAAAACCGTTCTTGACAATCGAGATTGAAACCACTTTTGAGATCTGAGATATGAGCTTGAGTTCCCCAAAGGCTCATCATATTTCCGAACGAGGCTAACAAGTTGGAAAGCAGGAGGGCGCCCATCGGGCGCCCTCCGCAGAAAATCTGGGTCCTGAGATCCGGAATTCGTTCTACTCGACGAGCACCCACCTCCCGCCCCGGGCCTGTGTGATGTAAACCTCGTCCAGCCCCTGGTGGTCACCGATCCCGAAAACCACTTCGCTTCCAATGCCGATGTCCACCCCGTCCATGGACTCGATACTTCCCATCAATGAAACGGGTGTCAGGTCCTCACCAGCCATTTCGACAGCTTTGGCAAAAACGACGGCGTTGACGTAACCTTCCAGGCTGGCAAAGGAGTACTCGGAAGGGATGTAATCTGGATCCCTGAGGTCAGCGGGAAGGCTGGCAGCGTAATTTTTCATATCCTCACGGTACTGAACCACCAGCGGGATCGAGCTGTCGTCGAATGGCGGAACAACCTGGGAATTGAACAGTTCCCCGGAATAGTCCTGGCCGTCTCTTCTCTGTTGATCGAGGAGCAGGTTGAGGAGTGCTTCGCTTCCAACGAAGGAGATGTTGGCGATGGGACCTGCGAACCCTGCTTTTCTGGCATCCCGGATGAAAGCGGCGCAAGCCTGGTATGCCCCGACAGAGATCACCGCGTCGGCGCCGCCGGCCATGAACGACCTGACCTGACTGGACATGTCCGTATTGTAAGTGTCGCCCCGTGTATAAGTTGTCTCACCCGCGATGGCCATGCCGTGGGCTTCCAGTCCCCTGACCACTCCATTCTGTCCGCTGCGGCCGTAAGCGTCATTCTGGTAGAATACGGCGATCTTGCGCTTGCCCTTTTCAACGAAAAAGTCCACCAGGGCCGCCGTTTCCTGCCGATAGGAGGCTCTCACGTTAATGCAGAAGGCCGCATAGGGCTCTTCACGCTGGGGCTGTGCCCCTGTAAAGGGGCCGAACATGTAGACCGGAATGTTCTGGTACTTCAGCAGCAGGGGGAGGACCTTGACCGTGGTGGGTGTTCCCACGTTCCCGAACAGAAGGAATGCCTTTTCCTGGCTCACCAGCTTTACCGTGTTCCTGACCGCCTCGGGAGGGTCGTAGGAATCGTCCAACGCCTTCACCGTGATGGTTCGGCCACCGATCCCCCCCTGAGCGTTGATCTTGTTGAAAAAGGCCATGTAACCTCTGTAAAGCTCGGAACCCAGGGAGGCGGCGTGGCCTTTGAAGGCGCTGGTAACTCCCAGGGTGATCGAATCGGAGGTAACACCCTGGGCGTCAACGGTTGCCGGTCCATACAAGGCCATGACGGTTGTCACAAAAAGGGCTAATGCAACTCTCACGAGATATCCTCCTCCGTAACAAAGATCTCCAACTCAGCATGCAGGGCCTGCATCCGCTCGTTCAGGTCATCAATGATCCCCTTCAGGCCGTGCACCGCCGTCTTGTTCTTCTGGATGACACCACCAAGATCTTCGGTCATCTTCAGCACCTTGCTGCCGTTGACCACCTGGATCTCGGTGGATTCCGAGATGGTCCGCACGGTGTCGGAGATCCGGGTCAGATCCTTGTTGATCTGCTGGCTGGTGAACGTCTGCTCCTCGGTGCTGTCCTTGACCTTCTGGGCTGCCTGCTGGATCTGCTTTGACATCTGGAGGAGTTTCTCGCCGGCCTGGGTCTGCTGCTCGCTGATCCCCTTTATGTTCCCGACCGAATCTGTGAGGTGCTGGGTGGCCTCCAGGACCCGGTTACTCGTGCTAGCCTGCTCAGATGTGGTCTGGGCGATCTCCTCAACCCTGTGGGACACGAGCATGGTGCTTTCCATGATCCCTTCGAGGGCGGTGGTGACTTTCCCACTCAGGGCGACCCCCTCGTCAACCTTCAGGTTGGATTCGATCACCGCCTCACTGGTGCGTGAAACCTCCTCGCGCAGCCCCTCGATGACCTGGGCGATCCGGTTGGTCTGCGCCTTGGTGTTCTGCGCAAGTTCGTTGATCTCATCAGCAACGACCCCGAACCCTTTGCCCTGGGCCCCGGCCTGGGCGGCGATAATGGCGGCGTTCAGGGCGAGGAGGTTGGTTTTTCCTGTGATCTCGGTGATGAACCTGAGGATCTCGTCGATCTCCTCGATGCGGTCGGACACCAGCGAGATCATCTGGGTCACCTGACCCGAGCTTTTCTTGATGGCCTCCATACCCCCCATGGCGTTTCTGGAGATCGTCGCGCCCTCCTCGGCCACCTTTGTCATCTGCACGGCGTCCTGGGAAGTACTCTCGGCATTTCCACGGACCTGGACGATACTGGCGCTCATCTCGTTCATGGCGCTGGAGGTCTCGTCGGCGCCCTTGGAAAGGGTCAGAAGGTTGCGGTTGATCTCGTCGATGGAAGCTGAAAGGTTCTCGATGGCAGTGTTGGACTCGTTGACCGATTTGAAGAGGGCGTCAGCCATGGAGGAAACCTCCTCGATGGAAGCACCCATCTCCATAACGCTGGAAAAGCTGTCGTTGGAAGAGTTTTCAAGGATATGGATCCCCTCGGTGACATCGTCGATCATTTTCTTGTTGCTGACCACCGACTCCATGGTCTCGCTGGCGAGGCCGGCCTGCTGCTCGATCCCCTCCTGAACGTCGTTGTAGACCTGCGATATCCGAACGTTGGCCCGGGAGATCCCCTCGTAGGAATGGTCGACCCTATCGATCATGCCTGCGAGCTTGGCCAGTGTTGAGTTGAGGTTCTGAGCCAGATCCAGGAACTCGTCCCTGGTTGGGACCTCGACACGGGCTGTGAGATCCCCTTCCCCGACTCTTTTCAGGGTCGCAAGAACTGTCCTGATGTGACGCAGAAGGTAGATGACCATGAGATGCAGAAGAACGATACCCAGGATCTGGGCCACCGCGAACTGAACGATGAGCCTCCAGGTGATGCTGTCGAGCTCACTGGTGATGAGGCCGTGGTCCATGCCGACCCGGGCAGTCCCCGCCACCCCGAACAGGATGGGCACGGCGACCTCAAGGATGTCACCGACCTCGTCCCTCTGGAATTTGAGGATCCTGTGGGATTCCTCTCCGGTAACGGGGTTGAGGCCAAGGATACTTTTGGGGAAGATGCCGTCGAAAGTGTGGGCGACCACGACGCCCGTGGAATCCTGGACATACACGTACCGGATCCCGTGGATATCCCGGAAGTTGTCCACCAGGGACTGGATGACCTCGACGTTGCCGCTGAGCAGCTTGTCCTCGCTGGAACTTGCGATAGAAAAAGCGATGGCCTGGGCCTTGCTCTCGAACTCCCGGTTCATGGTGGTGTTGTAACGGCTCTGGATGAAGATGATATTGACCACGGCCAGAACGGTCATGACCACGACGACGAGACTTGTGATCTTCCATCCGATCGTGAAACGGATGCCGCCTGGCTGCCTCCCGCCTGTACCCTGCGCCGGTTTGCCGGCGGTTCCGGCCGGGGTACTCTCGGGCTGATCCTGGGTCGTGCTGTTTTCAGCCGGGTCGCTCATGACCGCTCTCCTGTAATCACATCAGATAATGACAATTTTGTAATATCGCACCTTAACAAAAATAAGGGCCGCCTTCAACTGTCAAGGCTGCCCTGATCCATGTTTGAAGCAGTCGGGAGAAAACGGGATCAGCCAGCCTGTTCGTCCTTGTATTTCGCGAAATCCCTGGCGAACCGGGTCACGGCCTTGTAGGCCGCCGCACTTGTTTCGCCGGTGAACTCTTCGAGAAGTCTCTTCTGTTTTTTCGTTAGCTTGGCAGGTATTTCCACTGTGATCCTCGTGTACTGGTCACCCCGACCGGACCCGTGAAGCCTGGGGACTCCCTTGCCTTTGAGGTGAAACACCTGCCCGGGCTGGGTACCGGCGGGGATCTTCAGTTCGGCGGGGCCGTCCAGAGTTGGGATCTCCACTACTCCCCCCACGACAGCGACCTCCATCCGGATGGGTATCTCACAGATAATGTCGTTATTTTCGCGGTGGAAAAACTGGTGGTCCCGAACCTCGATCTGAACGAACAGGTCACCGGGACCTCCACCCGAAAGGCCGCCGTCGCCCTCACCCCGGATCCTGAGCCGCATCCCGTCATCCATTCCCTGCGGGATCTTGACCGTGAGGTTCCGGTCCTTTCTGACCCTGCCCTCCCCCCGGCATCCCGTACAAGGGTCTTTCACGATCTTTCCCATGCCCCTGCAGTTGGGACAGGTCCGCGACATGGTGAAAAAGGCCTGCTGGAACCGAACCTCGCCCATTCCCTCGCAGGCGCTGCACGTCACAGGATCGTGCCCGGGCTCGATACCGTCACCCAGGCACCGGTCACATTCCTCGAGCTTGGGATAGGTGATCTCCTTCCGGGTGCCGAAAACGGCCTCCTCGAAGGTGATCATCATCCGGTAACGCAGATCGTCCCCGCGCATGCCGCGCTGCCTGCGCCCCGTGCGGCCCCCGCCGAAAAAGTCCTGAAAAATGTCCGAAAAAACATCGGCAAAAGAACCGGAATAATCGAACCCGCCCGGGAACCCGCCGTTTCCGGACAGCCCCGCGTGGCCGAACTGGTTATATATCTTTCTCTTGTCCTCGTCTGAAAGGATCGAGTACGCTTCACTCAGTTCCTTGAACTTCTTCTCCGCATCTATATTGTCCGGGTTCCGGTCAGGATGGAACTGGATGGCCAGGCGGCGGTAAGCTCTCTTTATCTCTTCCGGGGACGACTCGCGGCCGACCTGGAGGGTCTCGTAATAATCGGCTTTGGCGGCCATTGGCTCAGCTGTCCTCCTTTTCGCCGGTTCCGGCCGGCTTGCCGGCCACATGGACCATGGAGTGTCGCAGGACCTTGCCCTTGAGGCTGTATCCCTTCTGCATCTCGGCAACCACCGTTCCCTCTTCGTATTCGCCGGAGGGAAGGACTCCCAGAGCTTCGTGACGGTTGGGGTCAAAGGCTGTGCCCACCGCTTCCACAGGTTCCAGGCCGCAGCTGCCCAGCAGTGAATGAAGCTGTTCGCTGACCATCCTCACACCGTCCACCACGCTGTCCATTCCCGCCTTGTCCAGTCCCGCCGAAAGTGCCCTGTCCAGGTTGTCAAGGACAGGCAGCAGGTCTCTTATCAACCGTTCGTTGGCGAAACGGACAATATCTTCTTTTTCTTTGGCGACACGTTTCCGGAAGTTGTCAAAATCCGCTGCGGCCCGGAGGTACCGATCCTTCAGTTCGGCCGCCTCGGCCCTGAGGGCCTCATACTCTTCGAGGGGCAGTGTCACCAATTCCTGTTCTCCGGCATTCTCAGGGGCTCTGTCCCCGCCTTCCTGTCCGCCATCGGCGACCGGGATCTGAACCGCCTCACCGTCGCCGTTTCCCTTTCGCTGCGACCTCTTCAATTCGTTCCCTCCTGAACGTCTCCCCCTTGAAAGCTTTCCCCTTCAACTTTTTCCGACGAGAAGTTCTCGCTGACCATCACACCCGCCGACCTGACGAGGGGAATGATATGTTTGTAGTCCATCCTCGAAGGCCCGATGACTCCCACCGCCCCGAGGGCTCCTCCGCCCCGGCCATAGGTCGAGACCACCATGCTCATCCCTCTGAGATCCTCCATACCGGTCTCGGAACCGATGAATACGGTGAGATCGCTGGCTTTAATGGTCTCTTCAAGGAGGGCGGCGAGGCTTCTTTTGTCCTCAAAAGCCCGGAAAATGGCGCGCATCCCCTCAAAATCGGTCATGAATTCGGGCATATCCAGGATCCTCGAACCGCCCTCAAAATATACTTCGGGCCCTTCGGGTTCTTCCAGGAGCCCGGTGCTCAGTCTCAGGGCTGCTGTCATCCAGTTATCGAAGTTCTCCAGGTCCCGGGCCAGGTCCTTTTCCACTCTCCAGCACATCTCACCAAGACTCATTCCGGCAAACCTGCGGTTCAGGTAATCCGACATCCTGTCCAGGGCGTCCTGGGGGAACTCCTCCCCGGTCTGGACGAGTTTGTGGGTGGTGACGCCGGAAAGGGAGACCAGGATGGCCAGGACCGAGTCCCTGTTCATGCGGGTAAAACTGATCCTTTTGAAAAGGCGGCGAACCCTGCGTGGAGGAAGGACGACTCCCGCGCACCGGGAAAGGTCGGAAAGAACCCTGGAAGTCTTTCGCAACAGATCGTCCAGCCCCCCTGTAAAACCTAAAAGGGCCCTGCGGAAGGTGTCGTCCTGGTCTACCAAATGACCCGGCGAATGACCCGGCGAATGACCGCTCGAATGGCCAGGTGAATGTTCGGGACCGCGCCCGAGCAAGCTGTTGACATAATATCGATAGGCCTTGTCGGTGGGAACACGTCCCGCGGAGGTGTGGGGCTGTCTCAGGTACCCTTCCTTCTCCAACTGGGCCATGAGGTTTCGCACAGTTGCGGCACTCACATCGAGTCCGGACCTTTCCAGCAGGTATCTGGACCCCACCGGCTCCGCTGTCCCGATGTGGGAGCGGATGAGGGTCATGAGTACGTCGTGACGACGGTCTGTTTTACGGTTCGGCGACACCTGCCACTCCTCGATGCTGCGCATCACAACCGCCGTCTCCGGCAAAACCGGGACGTTGGGACGGTTTTATTCTCAGTCTCAGCCACAGTTCAGGTCTGGTTCCCTTTTCCTTTGTCTGCGTCTGAGTCCGTGTTACGAGGTTATCCAGTTGGGATGTAAGATAACCAGATAAACACCACAAAACAAGGGGCTGACGTTCCTCTGGTAAGAACGTGGAAGAAGATCAAGAGCTAATTTACACTAACTCTTTTTCTCTGCACCCTGCACTTTGCACTCTGCACTGTCTTTGTCAGAGTATTCTGACAAAGACTTCGTTACTCAGCAGCATCCCCCTCATCGTCAGCCTCACCCGATTTGCGCTGAACCTCACCAGCCCAAATTCCATCAGTTCGGCAAGGTGCGGTTTCAAAAGTTCCAGGGGGTCAGAACCGTACCGTAGCCGGAAGGCGTCCCGGTTCACTCCCTCCGTCATCCGCAGCGCCATGATAAGCGCCTCCCTTGCCCTGTCGAGTCCGCCCTCCCGGGACAGTTCCTCCCGGCAAGATACCGGGTCCTTCAGGTAAGCATTGATATCGGGCAGGTTGCGCCACCGTGTCCTGACCCCGTTCCTGGTCACGCAGCTGTGGGCCGAAGGTCCGAGACCGATAAAATCGCCGTCCCGCCAGTAGACCATGTTGTGCAAGCTGCGATGCCCGGGCCGGGAGAAGTTGGTGATCTCGTACTGTCTGAAACCGGCAGCACGAAGCATCCGCGCGGACTCCCTGAACATGGCCGCGGCGAGGTCCGGTTCACACCCCTCCAGTTTCCCGCCCTGCGCCCGGCGCCCTGGGCCCTGTTCCTCACCTCCCTGTTCCAGGGCGTACAGGCTGATGTGATCCGGATCAAGGGAAACGGTCCGGTCCAGGTCATCTAGGAGATCTTCCAGGGACTGGCCTTCAATCCCATATATGAGGTCAACACCCACAGAAGCAAAACCGGCCGAGCGGGCTGCTGCCACCGGATCCCGGATGAGGCGTTCCCCCGCTCCAAGGATCTTTTGGATCCGGGGGTCGAAGGACTTGACGCCTACGCTCACCCTGTCGAACCCCGCCCGGGCGTATCCGGACAGGAACTCCGGGGTGCCGTCCCCGTCAGTCTCGATGGAGAGTTCCATGAGGCCTGAGAGATCGAAGCGGTCCCGGACGAAACCGACGACCCCGGCATAGAACTCAGGCGGCAGAAGTGTCGGTGTTCCGCCGCCTGCGTAAAGGGTGTGGACCGCGCCGAGGTCATCCGCGTCGAGCGCCTCGATCTCCTTTCGCACCGCCTCGAGATAGCTCTCCCACGGGGGGATCTCCGGTACACGGTAGAAATGGCAGTAGGGGCACAGCCTCCGGCAGAAGGGGATGTGGATATATAAAGAAAAAATCTGCTTATTCCAGATTCCAGATTCCAGATTCCAGATCACTTCAAAAAACTCCTGTCTTGGATCTTTTCTTTGTCATGTTTTCCTTTGGAATTTGAAATGTGGAATTTGGAATTAGCTCACAGCTGCTGGCTGTGAGCTACCTGACGTGGCACGCCGCTTCGTGCCCGTCCCCTCTTGGGGTCAACTCCGGAACCTCGGTCATGCAGATATCACGGACCAGGGGACAACGGGTATGAAAGGCGCACCCTGGAGGCGGGTCCATCGGGCTGGGCACCTCCCCGGGCAGTCCCTCACCCTTGCGGCTGAGCTCCGGGTCCGGCTCCGGGATAGCCCGGATGAGTTCCTCGGTATAGGGGTGGACCGGGCGCTCATAAAGTTCGTCCACACCCCCTGTTTCCACCACCCGGCCCAGGTACATGACAGCCACACGGTCGCAGATACTCCGGACGATCCTCAGATCGTGGGAGATGAAAAAGATCGTCAGGGAAAGGCGTTTCTTGATGTCCATGAGGAGGTTGAGGATCTGGGCCTGAATGGAGACGTCCAGGGCCGAAACCGGCTCGTCGGCAACGAGGAACTCCGGACGGAGGATGAGGGCCCGGGCGATCCCGATGCGCTGCCTCTGGCCTCCGGAGAACTCATGGGGATAGCGCATGGGGCTGTCGGGCGCCAGGCCCACCATCCCGATCATCTCTCTGACCTTCTCCGTGACTTCGCCGGAAGGTTCTCCTGCGACGCGCAAAGGCTCGCCTATGATCGATCCCACCGTCTTGCGCGGGTTCAGGGACCCGAAGGGGTCCTGGAAAATGATCTGCATCCGATGCCGGTAGACCCTGAGGCTCTTGCCGTCCAGACGGGTGATGTCGTCGCCGTCGAAAATGATCTTTCCCCCGGACGGCTCCATGAGCTTGAGGATCGTACGACCCAGCGTGGTCTTGCCGCAGCCCGATTCACCCACCAGGCCGAACACCTCGCCTCGTCGGACCTGAAGGGACACGCCGTCCACAGCACGCACCCCGCCGGTCACCTTTCCGAGGAACCCTCCCTTGACGGGGAAGATCTTTGTCAGGTTTTCAATTTGAAGAAGATAGTTGCTGTTCTCAGTCAATATCTGATCCCGCCTTCATTCAACAAGTGAAGCGTGAACCGTGAAAAGTGAATCGCATAACCGTTCACCATTCACCTCTTCACCTCTTCTCCTCTTCCTCAGTTCCTTTCCCCGGAAAATAACACCTCACCGCCCGCTTTCCAGTGAAAACCAGTTCCGGTTCCTCCCTCACACAAACCTCCCGGGCCCTTTGGCAGCGGGGATGGAACCGGCATCCTCCCGGCAGGTCCGCGAGGTCGGGCACCATGCCCGTGATGGGGGTGAACTTCCTCCTTTCCGGAGACGGAAGGGACGCCATGAGCCCAAGCGTATAGGGGTGCTGCGGATAGGCGAACAGCTCCTTTACCGGGCTGGACTCCACGACGGCCCCGGCGT
It includes:
- a CDS encoding coproporphyrinogen-III oxidase family protein, with translation MIWNLESGIWNKQIFSLYIHIPFCRRLCPYCHFYRVPEIPPWESYLEAVRKEIEALDADDLGAVHTLYAGGGTPTLLPPEFYAGVVGFVRDRFDLSGLMELSIETDGDGTPEFLSGYARAGFDRVSVGVKSFDPRIQKILGAGERLIRDPVAAARSAGFASVGVDLIYGIEGQSLEDLLDDLDRTVSLDPDHISLYALEQGGEEQGPGRRAQGGKLEGCEPDLAAAMFRESARMLRAAGFRQYEITNFSRPGHRSLHNMVYWRDGDFIGLGPSAHSCVTRNGVRTRWRNLPDINAYLKDPVSCREELSREGGLDRAREALIMALRMTEGVNRDAFRLRYGSDPLELLKPHLAELMEFGLVRFSANRVRLTMRGMLLSNEVFVRIL
- a CDS encoding ATP-binding cassette domain-containing protein; this encodes MTENSNYLLQIENLTKIFPVKGGFLGKVTGGVRAVDGVSLQVRRGEVFGLVGESGCGKTTLGRTILKLMEPSGGKIIFDGDDITRLDGKSLRVYRHRMQIIFQDPFGSLNPRKTVGSIIGEPLRVAGEPSGEVTEKVREMIGMVGLAPDSPMRYPHEFSGGQRQRIGIARALILRPEFLVADEPVSALDVSIQAQILNLLMDIKKRLSLTIFFISHDLRIVRSICDRVAVMYLGRVVETGGVDELYERPVHPYTEELIRAIPEPDPELSRKGEGLPGEVPSPMDPPPGCAFHTRCPLVRDICMTEVPELTPRGDGHEAACHVR